DNA sequence from the Chitinophaga flava genome:
GACAGCACTTACTCTGCCTTCCGGCTGGAAAACAATACCTTCCCGGGTCTTACCGCCCGCGACGGGTCTTATTCCAAGAAGGAGTTCCTGGCCCTTCAAAGCCTGGCAGACAGCTTTGCAGTACGCATTATACCGGAGATAGATGTTCCAGCACACTCCCTTGCTTTCACCAAAGCGGTACCACAAATAGCCAGCCTGAAATACGGACGGGACCACCTCAATCTGGACAGTGCCTCCTATGCGATGATCGACAAAGTGTTTAAAGAGTACCTGGAAGGGCCGGAAAAGGTATTTAAAGGCGATGAAGTACATATCGGTACAGATGAGTACTCCAAAAAAGAAGCGGAGAAATTCAGGGCCTTTACAGACCATTACATCCGTTTTGTGGAAAGCTTCGGCAAAAAGGTAAGAATGTGGGGCTCTCTCACACATGCCCAGGGTACCACCCCGGTAAAATCAGCCGGCGTTACCATGAATGCCTGGTATAACGGTTATGCAGATCCTGCTGATATGATGCGTCAGGGTTATGACCTCATCAGTAGCCCCGATGGATGGTTGTATATCGTACCTGCCGCAGGTTATTATCATGATTATCTAAACCTTCCCAAACTATACGACAACTGGGAGCCAAACATGATTGGCGAAGCTGTTTTCCCGATAGGACACCCACAGATAAGAGGCGGTTCCTTTGCCGTATGGAACGACCATCCGGGCAATGGCATCACCGAAAAAGATGTGCATGACCGCGTATTCCCGGCAATGCAGGTGCTGGCCGAAAAAATGTGGAACGGCCATACCCTGCAAAGCAACTACAACTCCTTCTCACAACATAGCCATCAGATTGGAGAAGGTCCCGGATTAAACATGCGCGCAAAAATAAACAGCCGCGATAGCATCGTATTGTCATACGACTTCTCTACTCCGGCAGTCAACGATATCAGTGCCAACAAAAGAGCTGCACAGCAAAAACACAATGCAGACATCACTCCTTCCAAAACCCTGCTGCTCAAAGGTGGCAACAGTTTCATAAAAACACCTCTCCCGGAAATAGGATACGGCTACACGGTGGAGTTTGATATCAAACCCACTAAAGACAACCTGCCGGAAGCTGTGATATTCTCCTCTCCTCATGCGGTAGTTACATTACTGCAGCAACAAACCGGCAAACTGGGCTTTACCCGGGAAGGTTATCATTACAACTTTAACTATACACTACCCGCCGAAACCTGGACCCACGTGGCTATTTCAGGCGATCATAAAGGAACTTCCCTTTTCATCAACGGACAACTGGTGGAAAAACTGGAAGGAGCCACCATCTCCTTTCCCAACATCAAAGATAAAATCGCCAAAGTGCAAACACTGGTTTTCCCCCTGCAAATGATAGGTGATACGGTTAATAGTTTTAAAGGAGAGATAGACAACCTGAAAGTGATACAGCATCGTTAATGTTTAACAAGTCTTCGATAAAAGCGGTCGTCTGAAAGACGGCCGTTTTTTATTTGGCCCTATCTGTCCAGGTAAAAGCCTGTTTTATCCATTCATGCCACAACTTTCATCTGGTAATTTTGTTAGTGTATAAAATCATTTACAGCGATGATTAAACATCACTACAAAAATCTGATTATTGGTTTTGGCAAAGGAGGTAAAACACTGGCAGCTTACTTTGCCAGTCAGCAAGAAGAAGTGGCTATCATAGAGAAGTCGAACCGCATGTATGGAGGCACCTGCATCAATATTGGTTGTATCCCCAGCAAGTCACTTATTACCAACGCAGACGCAGGCACGCCGTACAAAACTTCTCATGAGATCAAGGAAAACCTGGTGACCGATCTTCGTAAGAAGAACTATAAAAAACTGGCCGACACCCACTATGCTACCATCATAGATGGAGAAGCATCTTTCATCTCCCCCAAAAAGGTAAAGGTACAGATGGCACAACAGGAAGTCATCCTTACTGCCGATCGTATTTTCATCAATACCGGAGCCAGCCCCTCCATCCCCGACATAAAAGGCATCGATGGAAAAAATATCTATAACAGTACAACGTTAATGGATATCCGCGAACGGCCGGAACACCTCACCATCATAGGTGGCGGATTTATCGGCCTCGAATTCGCTGACATGTTCCTGAAATTCGGCAGCAAAGTAACGCTACTGGAAAGTGCTGCTGTCTTCCTCCCTCATGAAGACCGTGATGTGGCTGATGCTATCCATGGTCATCTTGTCAAAAACGGACTGCAACTAATTGCCGAAGCCACCGTAGTACAGTTCGACACCCAAACAAATCAAACCATCGTCACTTACAAAAAGGATCATCTGGAAGAAAGTTTCCCTACAGATGCTGTGCTGATCGCAACCGGACGAACACCCGAAACCAAAGGGCTGAACCTCGAAGCCGCAGGAATAGCCACCGATGAACGAGGATATATCAAAGTAAACGACAGACTACAAACTACAGCAGAAAATATATGGGCTTTAGGAGATGTAAACGGAAGCCCGCAATTCACCTATATTTCGCTGGATGATTTCAGGATCATCAAAAATCAGCTATCCGCAGGCCCATATAATTCCACAGATAAAAGACTGCTCTATCCTACAGCTGTTTTTCTCAGCCTCCCCTATGCCCGCATAGGACTTAATGAGAAGACGGCAACTGAAAAAGGGCTGCATTTCAAAACCTTCCGGATAAAAGCCGCTGGCATACCCAAAGCAGCCATACTACAACAGAAAGACGGTATCCTAAAAGCGATTGTTGACATCCCAACCGGAAAAATACTCGGTTGTACACTTTTCTGTGCCGAAGCCCATGAACTGATCAACATCGTACAACTCGCCATAAACAATGCTTTAAGCTATAAGACATTGCGGGACAATATTTATACGCATCCATCAATGGCTGAGAGTTTCAATGATCTTTTCTCCGAATAGTATGCTGCTAATATGAAAACAATTCTAATACTACTGACTATGATCTTTAGGCATGCCTCTGCTGATGATAGCCAGCATGGCCGGTATATCAGTCTATACTCATTTGAACAAACAGTCGACAGGCTGAAAACTGTTTTAAAAGAAAAAAACATAAAAGTATTCTGCATCATTGATCATGCAGGAGAAGCAACGCAGGCCGGACTTGATTTAAGACCCACGCGATTATTTATCATCGGCAATCCTAAAGTAGGTACCGCACTGATGCAGGAAGATCAGGAAACCGGTATCGACCTGCCGTTGAAAGTGCTGGTGTATAGTGATAAAGACGGACACACTATTGTGCTCTATAAAAAATTACTACCGATCGCGGATGCCCGCCAACTGAAGAATACCCATAAAGTAGCTGCCACCATAGATTCCAGCATGAATGTTTTAATCAAACATGTTTCACAGGAACGTCCATAAAAAAGGAGAGCATTTCAGCTGCTCTCCTTTTTTATGATTTACAGAATAATCTGCCGGTCTCTGGCTATAACCTTCCAGGTAGCCGAATAAACATGATCTTCTGCTACATATACTTTTTCATACAACGCGATAGTAGGACATATGTGCAGTGGTATGCCGTAAAACACCGTCCCGATAGGATAAGCAGCCGTATCAGCAACTCTTAATACCAGATGTTCTTCACTTTGAGAAACCGGCCGCGCTTCCGGTGCATTCAAAAAATGTACCCGGGGCTGCGGATTTTCTGCCGCAACGGATTTATGTCCCAGATCAAGGCATAACAGCTGCCCATCAATGATAGAGACAACTCTGGAGAGGACTACAGCAGCCCACTGGAAAGCTTGTTCCGGCAGGTTCTTAGCATATCCCCAATCCCAGAATACAAAGGTACCAGGGCTGCATTCAATATGTGGTCTCGCTGCATGTATCGGGAAAGTAGGTGAGCCACCTGCAACGATAACCGGCTCCGGCAAACCAGCGGTTACTATAGCCTTTTGTAAAACAGGTACCGGTGCATAAGCTTCATCACAACGTCTTTTTCGTATATCCATCTCCGTGTCGTGCAGATGTCCGTCATAGGCATGGAGACCTATGGGCTCAATGCCGGGCAATGTGTGCAGATATTGATACAATGACAATGCCGTTTCATCCGGTTTGATGCCGGTACGATTCATACCAACATTCAGATCGAGGTATACCGGTAATTTCCTTTGCTGCGCAGCAAAAACCGCGCTGATTGCTTCGCCCGCGACCTTGTTATCTACGAGGCAGGAAAATATGGTATCAGGATAACGTTGTACCAGTTCCAGTAAACGTATTACTTTAGGTCCCACCGGTTGATATGCCAGCAATACATCTTTCGCTTTCACCATGCCTAGCATTTCCGCTTCAGCGATGGTAGCGCATTTGTAGCGCTGTATGCCGGCTTCCTGCATCAACTGCACCACTTCTGACATTTTATTTGTCTTTACGTGTGGCCGTAACCGTTGTATATCATCGATCATGGTTTTGAGCAGTGCAATATTTTGTATGATCCTGTCTTTATACACCACAATAGCGGGTGAATCTATCTGGTCTGTATTGCTGAGTTGATACCAATCCATTTCTGTTTTATATTAAATTTCTGAAGGTTATAATTTTCGTTTATTCGTTCATGTTATACAATCATACTTAGTAACAGGCTACCGATGAGTCCTGTTACGGAAACGATTGTTTCCATCACCGACCATGTTTTGATCGTATCTTTTACAGACAAGTTAAAGTATTCTTTGAACATCCAGAAGCCAGCATCATTAACATGGGAAAACATCAGACTGCCTGCGCCGGTAGCCAATACCATCAGGTTGGGATTGACGCCTGAAGTAGCGATCAGTGGTGCAACAATACCTGCCGTGGTGAGGCCCGCCACCGTGGCAGAACCAATACAAACCCTGATAATAGCTGCGATACCCCATGCCAGCAACAATGGATGCATATGCATATTTTGCAGGGTAACAGCAATATATTCACTAACCTTACTGTCATGCAACAGCTGCGTCAGCGCGCCGGAGCCTCCGATGATCAGGATAATTACCGCCACATCCTTTACAGCATCATCCATAAGACCCAATATCTTTTTTGATGTCATACCTCGCCGTATTCCCAACAGATACATACCATTGAGTACTGCCAGCAGCATTACGATCAGCGGATCCCCCAACCAGGTGACCCAGTGATACAAAGCCTGATCTGCTGGTATCCATACTTTCAGCAGGGCTGTCACCGCCAGCAACAATACCGGCAGCATGGCTGCAAACAGGCTGGGCATCATACCCGGCTGCTGGTCTTCTGGCATAGCAGCTGCTACAAACATCTTTCCAGGCTCACCTGTATACCGTTTCAGGTACCTCGAAAACACAGGTCCGGCCAGAATAATAGCTGGTATCGCCAGTAATATACCATAGAGAAGGGTGAGTCCCATATTGGCGTGAAACTGCTGTACCAGCGCGGTAGGAGATGGATGTGGCGGCAGATATCCATGGGTGACAGACAAAGAGGCCAGCATAGGAATGCCCAGATAAACAGCAGGCAGCTTCGTTTGTGCTGCCACCGTAAAAATCAGCGGTACCATCAGTACAAAACCGATGTTATAAAACAACGGTATGCCCACAATAAAACCTGTCAGCATCAGTGACCACTGGATATAACGGGCCCCCAGCAGCTTCATAAGCCCGCCGGCAATCCGCTGCGCAGCACCACTTTCGGCTACCAGTTTACCCAGCATACTGCCAAATACAATGACTACGATGAGAGAGCCCAGTGTTTTACCAATACCGGTTTGGATAGACTGAGTAATGTCCCCGATTTTCATATGCAGGGCCAGTCCCATCAACAGGGATACAATCAGGAAAGAAAGGAAGGTATTTATCTTACACCAGGTAACCAGTACAACCAGCAAGATAATGGCTGCAATAACGATCAATAGTGGCATATGTTCTTTCTTTTTAGGAAAGAACAATATAATAAATAGATCCCGGGAATTCTACTCGTACCGCAGCGCGATAATCGGATCCAGGCGGGACGCCTTATATGCAGGATAAATACCGGAGATAAGCCCTACAGCTGCACAAAGGCTCACGCCAATGAGTATCCACAGCCAAGGTATGATAAAGGAGGATTTCAGCAGGGCTGATACAATGTTGCCCAGCAACATACCCATAAACACCCCTATCAATCCACCCATCACACTGATGATGATGGCTTCATACAGGAACTGTTTACGGATGGTGTGACTGGTAGCACCCAACGCCTTGGTAACGCCTATTTCGCGGGTTCTTTCGGCCACAGACACCAGCATGATATTCATCAGACCGATAGCAGAGCCAAAGAGGGTCACAAATGCGATAACAACGGCAAACAGGTTTACTTTGCTAAGGCTGGAGAACAGCATCTCTGCGATACTATCGCTTTTACTGATGAGGAAGTTATCTTCTTCGTTGAGATCAAGTTTACGGATGACACGGAAAAGACCGACTGCTTCCCCTTGTGCGGCTTCCAGCTGCCGGATATCTTTCACAGCCACGCCTACCTGATAGGAAGCATTGGGGTGGTTAAATATTCTTCGTGTATTGTTGACCGTAGTAATCACCACATTATCCGCGCTCATGAGGTTACTGCTACCTTTGCTTTGCAGTACGCCTATCACACGGTAGCGGATATCACCCACCCGGATGGTATTATTGACTACGTTTTTAAGCTTTTTGCCAAACAGTTTTTCTGCCACGTCTTTACCCAGGATGGCCACATTACGACCGGAAGAAACGTCCAATGCATTAAAATTACGGCCGTCCTCAATGGTATAATTAGAGATATCAAGATAATTTTCATCTCCACCGATAACGTTTACATTGGGGTTGGTCTTTTTATCATCCTTATATACGGTGGTGATACCTGAAGCTCTGAAGTTAATGCTGACGATAGCGGGGAATGTATATCTTTCCTTGAACTGCACCGCTTCCTGATAGCTAATCGTTTTATTACTGTTGGACTTCCTTACTTTTTTGACATTTTTATTTCCTTTGGAAGCTTTAGCATCGTCATTTCCGATATGCACCTGCATATCCCTGTTGCGCAGGGAAAAGCTGTTAGCCCCCATACTGGCGAAGCTGCTGTAAATACTGTTTTTCATACTGTCGATGGCAGTGAGAATGCCGACGAGGACAGTAATACCTACCGCGATAATAGCAATGGTAAGGCCCGTGCGCAATTTGTTGCCACTCACGGAACGATAAGCAAGGGAAAATATATCTAAAAACCGCATATAATAAAGTTAAGGCAATTCAGGTGAAAAACTACGAATTAGAGATTACGAATTACAAATGGTAAAATGGGGATTCAGGCGGGCTTAGATATATTTCAACTGAAAAGCGAAGACCGGAGGGGATTTACCACTCCGGTCTTCGCTTTATTATATTATTCGTAACCGATTATTTATTACAGGCAACCTATCAGCAGGTTGGGGAACAGTCCCAGTACCAGCACCAGGGCTACTGCCAGTATCAGGGCTGCTTTAAAGCCATTGGACACTGGTTCTACCTCAGGATCACCTTGCTTGAAATACATGGCGATAATCACGCGGAAATAGTAGTATACGCTGATAGCAGCACACAGTACCCCTACAATCACCAGCCAGAGGAGATGCCCATGCTGAATAGCTGCAGACAGTACGAAGTATTTCGCGAAGAAACCTGCAGTTACCGGGATACCGGCCAGAGAGAACAGGAATATTGTTACAGCCAGTGCCAGCAGCGGCTGCTTTCTGGCCAGACCGTTAAATCCTTCAAAAGTATAGTCTTTCAGCTTCATCAGCACAGCAAATACACCGATGGTGGCAATGCTGTAAGCTGCTGCATACAGTATGATACCCTGTGCGGCAAACTGGTTGATGGCAATCACCGCAAACAGCATAAAACCTGCCTGCGCGATAGAAGAGTATGCCAGCATACGTTTTACGCTCAGCTGGAACACCGCGCTGAAGTTACCAAGTATCAGGGTAGCGGCAGTAATAATTGACAGTATCAGTGTCCAGTGTTCACTGATGGCACCACCCGCAAAGCTCACATGGAACATACGGAGGAAAGCCACAAAACCACCGGCTTTCACCACTGTAGCCATAAAGGAAGTGAATACGGTAGGAGAACCGTCATACACGTCTGGTGTCCAGAAATGGAACGGAACGGCAGACACCTTGAAGGCCAGCGCAAAGGCCATCAGGATGATACCACACAATGCCAGCGGATGAACGCTGTCGGCGCCCAGGCCCAGCTCGGTGATATTAAAGGAACCGGCAGCACCGTAGATCAGGGCAATACCCATCAACAGAATACCGGTTGAGAAAGAACCCATCAGGAAGTACTTCAGTGAAGCTTCATTGCTCTTCAGGTTTTTTCTATCGGTACCCGCCAGCACATACTGTGGGATAGACATGATTTCTATCGCCAGGAACAGCATCAGCAGGTTGCTGAAAGTGGTGGCCAGGGAAATACCTGCCAGGATAAAGAATATCAGGGCAAAATAATCTGCCACATGCTCGCCCACTTTTTCAAACTCACTCCCGGACAACAGGAAATATAACAGGGTTGCACCTAAAGCCACTGCATTAAACAACACACTGAACCTGGATACTTCGATCATACCATACATTGTATAGCTGCCCAGCTCCACTGAAGGAAACTGCGCCAGGTTAGCAATAAATGCTATGATGATGGCCGCGATGGCAAAAAATTTAATATGCTGCTTATTGCGTACAAATAAACCGACAAACATCAGAACAACGCCCGATAAAGCAGTAGAAATTAGTGCATTCATATTGTTGCGTTACAAAACCCGTTTAAAATTGCTGATTTTGGAATTTTGAGATTTAGTTATGTAAAATCCCTAAATCAATAAATCCGTAATCTCAAAATACCTTGCTTACCAGATCCAGCATAGGCTGAGGATAAACACCCAGCACAAAGATCATGATCACCACCAGGCTTAATGCCAGGGTTTCGCCGGGCTGTAAGTCTGTAGTGTTGTCTGTCAGGGTATTTCCTTCACCAAAAATCACTTTCTGAACCATATTCAACGTATAAACTGCTGCCAGGATGATACCCAGTCCGGCGAAAGCCATAAACCAGTGGTTGTACTGGAACAGGCCGCTGAACATCAGGAACTCACCGATAAATCCGTTGGTCAGCGGTAAGCCGATGTTCGCCAGGCTGATGATCACGAGGAAGATAGCCATACGTGGCGCCTTGCGGGCCATACCACCCAGCTGGTCCATATTTTTTACACCCAGACGGTTCTGGATTACTTCTACGATGATCCACAGTCCGATAATGTTGATACCGTGGTTAAACATCTGCAGTAATACACCCTGTGTGCTTTGTTCGTTGTGTGCAAAAATAGCGGCACTCATCAGGCCGATGTGCGCGATGGAGGAGTAAGCGATCAGTCGTTTCAGGTCGCTCTGTACGATAGCGATGCAGGAAGCGTAGATAATGCCGATGATAGACAGCACGATAGCTACGTCAGTCCACATGGCTGCACCTTGCGGTACTACCGGCATCAGCCAGCGCAGCAGACCGAAAAGACCCATTTTCACCATTACACCAGACAGAATCATGGTCACCGGAGTAGGAGACTGATCGTAAGTGTCGGGCTGCCAGGTGTGGAAAGGAAATACCGGCATCTTGATGGCGAATGCCACAAAGAACAGCCAGAACAGCCATTTCTGATCACCCATGCTCAACTGCAGACTGGTAAAGGAAGTCCAGCTGAAAGAGTGGTCCGGGGTCTGGAAATACAGGTAGATAATACCTACCAGCATCAACAGCGAACCCAGGAAAGTATACACGAAGAATTTAAAGGTAACAGGTATACGTTTTTCGCCGCCCCACATAGAGCAAAGGAAATATACCGGTATCAGTGCCAGCTCCCAGAAAATATAAAACTGCAGCGCGTCGAAGGCAGTGAAAACGCCTATCAGACCGGCCTGCGATAACAACATCAATCCGTAAAAGCCGTTAGGCCTTTCGATATCGCGGTTGTAAATGGTGATGAAAACAAGGAGAAAAGCGATAGCTGTCAATAAACACAGCATCACGCCCATACCATCCAATCCTACCCTGAACTGACTTCCCAGTTGGGGAATCCAGCTGGCAACAAAAGAAAGTTTGTCGGGTGATGCATGAAAAGTGCACCCAGCTCCTATTGCTATTGCCACCGACGCCAGGGATGCAATCATGCCCAGCACCTTCGGTCCGGACCCTTTCAGGCCAAATGCAATAAGGCCCGCTATGAAAGGAATCAATATTAATAAAACTGTCAACATAATTTATCTGCGCTTGTAACTTCCGCTATTGGTTTATAATAAGAATCCGATCACAAATAATAAGATCATACCGATTACCATGGCAAAGATGTAGAAACCTACCTGTCCGTTCTGTATCAGGCGGATCTGCTGGCTGCCCCATTGTACGCTGCGGCCAACACCATTTACCAGTTTGTCGATACCTGCTTTTTCAAC
Encoded proteins:
- a CDS encoding gluconate:H+ symporter; this translates as MPLLIVIAAIILLVVLVTWCKINTFLSFLIVSLLMGLALHMKIGDITQSIQTGIGKTLGSLIVVIVFGSMLGKLVAESGAAQRIAGGLMKLLGARYIQWSLMLTGFIVGIPLFYNIGFVLMVPLIFTVAAQTKLPAVYLGIPMLASLSVTHGYLPPHPSPTALVQQFHANMGLTLLYGILLAIPAIILAGPVFSRYLKRYTGEPGKMFVAAAMPEDQQPGMMPSLFAAMLPVLLLAVTALLKVWIPADQALYHWVTWLGDPLIVMLLAVLNGMYLLGIRRGMTSKKILGLMDDAVKDVAVIILIIGGSGALTQLLHDSKVSEYIAVTLQNMHMHPLLLAWGIAAIIRVCIGSATVAGLTTAGIVAPLIATSGVNPNLMVLATGAGSLMFSHVNDAGFWMFKEYFNLSVKDTIKTWSVMETIVSVTGLIGSLLLSMIV
- a CDS encoding DUF302 domain-containing protein, with translation MIFRHASADDSQHGRYISLYSFEQTVDRLKTVLKEKNIKVFCIIDHAGEATQAGLDLRPTRLFIIGNPKVGTALMQEDQETGIDLPLKVLVYSDKDGHTIVLYKKLLPIADARQLKNTHKVAATIDSSMNVLIKHVSQERP
- a CDS encoding ABC transporter permease, giving the protein MRFLDIFSLAYRSVSGNKLRTGLTIAIIAVGITVLVGILTAIDSMKNSIYSSFASMGANSFSLRNRDMQVHIGNDDAKASKGNKNVKKVRKSNSNKTISYQEAVQFKERYTFPAIVSINFRASGITTVYKDDKKTNPNVNVIGGDENYLDISNYTIEDGRNFNALDVSSGRNVAILGKDVAEKLFGKKLKNVVNNTIRVGDIRYRVIGVLQSKGSSNLMSADNVVITTVNNTRRIFNHPNASYQVGVAVKDIRQLEAAQGEAVGLFRVIRKLDLNEEDNFLISKSDSIAEMLFSSLSKVNLFAVVIAFVTLFGSAIGLMNIMLVSVAERTREIGVTKALGATSHTIRKQFLYEAIIISVMGGLIGVFMGMLLGNIVSALLKSSFIIPWLWILIGVSLCAAVGLISGIYPAYKASRLDPIIALRYE
- a CDS encoding family 20 glycosylhydrolase — translated: MKYICLAALSGLLWQSAAAQQIADSAAFARLAASIKSTPAINGNTRQLPMPAAPDGYSLQLRGTDHLPVVDQQGHITTPLVNTPVSLYFVLQRNSDQAIMDVPNIQVTIPGRYTASAGNPAPFVIPALREWYGGNGSYTLPATITLAIDPVYASALLPGITAFRDDLRLLTGNRQISIRQGQPRKGDIFFTLQSPDRQLGDEGYQMEIGNQITIQATHARGAFWATRTLLQILEQDPQHRRIPQGITRDYPKYEVRGFVLDVGRKFFTMEFLRHYVKFMSYYKMNDFHIHLNDNGFEKFFGNNWDSTYSAFRLENNTFPGLTARDGSYSKKEFLALQSLADSFAVRIIPEIDVPAHSLAFTKAVPQIASLKYGRDHLNLDSASYAMIDKVFKEYLEGPEKVFKGDEVHIGTDEYSKKEAEKFRAFTDHYIRFVESFGKKVRMWGSLTHAQGTTPVKSAGVTMNAWYNGYADPADMMRQGYDLISSPDGWLYIVPAAGYYHDYLNLPKLYDNWEPNMIGEAVFPIGHPQIRGGSFAVWNDHPGNGITEKDVHDRVFPAMQVLAEKMWNGHTLQSNYNSFSQHSHQIGEGPGLNMRAKINSRDSIVLSYDFSTPAVNDISANKRAAQQKHNADITPSKTLLLKGGNSFIKTPLPEIGYGYTVEFDIKPTKDNLPEAVIFSSPHAVVTLLQQQTGKLGFTREGYHYNFNYTLPAETWTHVAISGDHKGTSLFINGQLVEKLEGATISFPNIKDKIAKVQTLVFPLQMIGDTVNSFKGEIDNLKVIQHR
- a CDS encoding complex I subunit 4 family protein, giving the protein MLTVLLILIPFIAGLIAFGLKGSGPKVLGMIASLASVAIAIGAGCTFHASPDKLSFVASWIPQLGSQFRVGLDGMGVMLCLLTAIAFLLVFITIYNRDIERPNGFYGLMLLSQAGLIGVFTAFDALQFYIFWELALIPVYFLCSMWGGEKRIPVTFKFFVYTFLGSLLMLVGIIYLYFQTPDHSFSWTSFTSLQLSMGDQKWLFWLFFVAFAIKMPVFPFHTWQPDTYDQSPTPVTMILSGVMVKMGLFGLLRWLMPVVPQGAAMWTDVAIVLSIIGIIYASCIAIVQSDLKRLIAYSSIAHIGLMSAAIFAHNEQSTQGVLLQMFNHGINIIGLWIIVEVIQNRLGVKNMDQLGGMARKAPRMAIFLVIISLANIGLPLTNGFIGEFLMFSGLFQYNHWFMAFAGLGIILAAVYTLNMVQKVIFGEGNTLTDNTTDLQPGETLALSLVVIMIFVLGVYPQPMLDLVSKVF
- a CDS encoding FAD-dependent oxidoreductase; the protein is MIKHHYKNLIIGFGKGGKTLAAYFASQQEEVAIIEKSNRMYGGTCINIGCIPSKSLITNADAGTPYKTSHEIKENLVTDLRKKNYKKLADTHYATIIDGEASFISPKKVKVQMAQQEVILTADRIFINTGASPSIPDIKGIDGKNIYNSTTLMDIRERPEHLTIIGGGFIGLEFADMFLKFGSKVTLLESAAVFLPHEDRDVADAIHGHLVKNGLQLIAEATVVQFDTQTNQTIVTYKKDHLEESFPTDAVLIATGRTPETKGLNLEAAGIATDERGYIKVNDRLQTTAENIWALGDVNGSPQFTYISLDDFRIIKNQLSAGPYNSTDKRLLYPTAVFLSLPYARIGLNEKTATEKGLHFKTFRIKAAGIPKAAILQQKDGILKAIVDIPTGKILGCTLFCAEAHELINIVQLAINNALSYKTLRDNIYTHPSMAESFNDLFSE
- a CDS encoding D-TA family PLP-dependent enzyme; its protein translation is MDWYQLSNTDQIDSPAIVVYKDRIIQNIALLKTMIDDIQRLRPHVKTNKMSEVVQLMQEAGIQRYKCATIAEAEMLGMVKAKDVLLAYQPVGPKVIRLLELVQRYPDTIFSCLVDNKVAGEAISAVFAAQQRKLPVYLDLNVGMNRTGIKPDETALSLYQYLHTLPGIEPIGLHAYDGHLHDTEMDIRKRRCDEAYAPVPVLQKAIVTAGLPEPVIVAGGSPTFPIHAARPHIECSPGTFVFWDWGYAKNLPEQAFQWAAVVLSRVVSIIDGQLLCLDLGHKSVAAENPQPRVHFLNAPEARPVSQSEEHLVLRVADTAAYPIGTVFYGIPLHICPTIALYEKVYVAEDHVYSATWKVIARDRQIIL
- a CDS encoding NADH-quinone oxidoreductase subunit N; amino-acid sequence: MNALISTALSGVVLMFVGLFVRNKQHIKFFAIAAIIIAFIANLAQFPSVELGSYTMYGMIEVSRFSVLFNAVALGATLLYFLLSGSEFEKVGEHVADYFALIFFILAGISLATTFSNLLMLFLAIEIMSIPQYVLAGTDRKNLKSNEASLKYFLMGSFSTGILLMGIALIYGAAGSFNITELGLGADSVHPLALCGIILMAFALAFKVSAVPFHFWTPDVYDGSPTVFTSFMATVVKAGGFVAFLRMFHVSFAGGAISEHWTLILSIITAATLILGNFSAVFQLSVKRMLAYSSIAQAGFMLFAVIAINQFAAQGIILYAAAYSIATIGVFAVLMKLKDYTFEGFNGLARKQPLLALAVTIFLFSLAGIPVTAGFFAKYFVLSAAIQHGHLLWLVIVGVLCAAISVYYYFRVIIAMYFKQGDPEVEPVSNGFKAALILAVALVLVLGLFPNLLIGCL